A genomic window from Plasmodium coatneyi strain Hackeri chromosome 13, complete sequence includes:
- a CDS encoding ABC transporter, with translation MEASTKDPPTKDPHAAYDKIKYEFSDVKYTVDHGKLEILHGIKGILLPQTITVIMGPSGSGKTTLLNILSMKVTDGVEGNFLINDTNRSKSIKSYMGYVLQDDYFFSRLTVYETIEFTAKLKLDIRDKSKLRELVHSVLDIMSLTHVKDTIVGDAFIRGISGGQRKRLSIANEILSNPPLLLMDEPTSGLDSSSALSLVECIQRIATISNTTIISSLHQPSSQVFGKFDRLIAITNGYIIYHGKTTHLSKYLKKVGFICPYGWNIADYLMDVLCNTKFESILLENYNKYLRYDKEVGYYMDIDSIDNKVIHDDYDSLLAKEGNESRELQSNNKSPIGVRKKSPKISIQEINNAREQDLDKLKAVEVLISLQEKKTPYIRQNFFLFTRGLKKIIIDEITIVKVIDLVVILTLFGFLWSKTFKEDTEDGIIDTIGAIFFILSYWTFYPAYLSLYSFPSEREVIAKERNMKTFQVSNYFFSKLFVEFIFFFTLIAFWVLVTHLILYGTLKFGVYVSYVFVTLLNALISSSLGYFISTLFDNFSKAVSFLSVVLLTMTLTNGFYVEIAKLQIPFRYLQWLSYQTYSASVLAKIKFDDASIKCSSDNLSTLCQTDGFFPGKIIIDKRFATLHISYSVFILISFYVVIKAATYVSLRWSHALRMK, from the coding sequence ATGGAGGCCTCCACGAAGGATCCCCCCACGAAGGACCCCCACGCTGCGTACGACAAAATAAAGTACGAGTTTTCTGACGTAAAGTACACCGTAGATCATGGCAAGCTGGAAATTCTTCACGGAATAAAGGGCATCCTTCTGCCCCAAACGATCACGGTAATAATGGGCCCCAGCGGAAGTGGGAAGACAACGCTGCTGAATATTCTATCCATGAAAGTGACGGACGGCGTGGAGGGAAATTTCCTCATTAACGATACAAACAGGAGCAAAAGTATAAAGAGCTACATGGGGTACGTCCTGCAGGATGATTACTTCTTCTCACGATTAACAGTATACGAAACGATAGAATTTACCGCCAAGCTGAAGTTAGACATTAGAGATAAGAGCAAGTTACGAGAATTGGTACACTCGGTTTTGGATATAATGAGCCTAACCCATGTAAAGGACACCATAGTGGGGGATGCCTTCATAAGAGGAATAAGTGGaggacaaagaaaaagactaTCCATTGCAAATGAAATTTTGTCGAACCCACCTTTACTCCTCATGGATGAACCAACAAGTGGACTAGACTCCTCATCGGCCTTATCCCTAGTAGAGTGCATTCAGAGAATAGCTACCATTTCGAATACTACGATCATATCGTCTCTTCACCAGCCAAGCAGCCAAGTGTTCGGAAAATTCGATAGACTCATAGCAATAACAAATGGGTACATAATATATCATGGGAAGACAACCCACCTGAGTAAGTACCTAAAAAAAGTTGGGTTCATCTGTCCTTACGGGTGGAATATCGCAGACTACCTCATGGACGTATTATGCAACACAAAGTTTGAATCCATCCTGTTGGAAAATTACAACAAGTACCTTCGTTACGACAAGGAGGTTGGATACTACATGGATATCGACTCTATTGATAATAAGGTAATCCACGATGATTATGATTCTTTGCTAgctaaggaaggaaacgaAAGTAGGGAACTGCAAAGCAACAACAAGTCACCAATtggggtaagaaaaaaatctccAAAGATTTCTATACAAGAAATAAACAACGCAAGGGAGCAAGACCTGGATAAGCTAAAGGCAGTCGAAGTGTTAATCTCCTTGCAAGAAAAGAAGACACCCTACATTAGACagaacttttttctcttcacaaggggattgaaaaaaattataattgaCGAAATAACAATTGTGAAGGTGATCGACTTGGTTGTTATTCTAACTTTGTTTGGTTTCCTGTGGTCCAAAACTTTTAAGGAGGATACGGAAGACGGGATCATTGACACCATTggggccattttttttattctatctTATTGGACATTCTACCCGGCTTACCTATCATTGtactccttcccttcagaaAGAGAAGTCATAGCCAAGGAGAGGAACATGAAAACCTTCCAAGTGAGcaactactttttttccaagcTATTTGtggagtttatttttttcttcacactAATTGCCTTTTGGGTTCTAGTCACACACCTCATTTTGTACGGGACGCTGAAATTTGGGGTCTATGTAAGTTATGTCTTCGTCACATTATTAAACGCTCTAATAAGTAGCTCACTCGGATACTTCATATCAACCCTGTTTGACAATTTCAGCAAGGCCGTTAGTTTTCTTTCTGTTGTTTTGCTCACCATGACGCTTACAAACGGGTTCTACGTCGAGATAGCCAAATTGCAAATCCCCTTTAGATACCTCCAGTGGTTGTCCTACCAAACGTACTCCGCCTCAGTGCTAGCCAAAATTAAGTTCGACGACGCGTCTATCAAATGCTCTTCGGATAACCTCTCTACTCTATGCCAAACAGATGGCTTTTTTCCAGGCAAGATCATCATAGATAAGCGGTTTGCTACGCTGCACATTTCCTACTCCGTCTTCATCCTCATCAGCTTCTACGTCGTCATCAAGGCGGCCACGTACGTGTCTCTGCGCTGGTCCCACGCGCTCAGGATGAAGTGA
- a CDS encoding Arginine n-methyltransferase, protein MTNASIAPGMANRYNKMNQNKFEMREGVFNEKGGKGNSWDKEQPKGFSAEELQSFFTTWRKFSKEKINEVGERKNFLVFDKEKDLDSGNTEYFNSYNYIHIHEDMIKDEVRTRTYYDAIRKNEHLIKDKIVLDVGCGTGILSFFAAMSGAKHVYSIEKSNIIYTALKIRDENNLTDKITFLKGLAEEIELPVDKVDIIISEWMGYCLLYENMLDTVLYCRDKWLKEDGFLFPDKAYMYMAGIEDSLYREEKFDFWRNCYDLNYTSVLPILKEEVVIDYVDRNFIVTDTCCILKLDLNTCTKDDLSFASPFRLKMTKRDYLHALVIWFDVSFSACHTEISFTTGPYGGHTHWKQIVLYTDHVLTVEKHEVLRGMFALRKNAKNKRHIDMKLHYVFEGVHTRARATQFFNIS, encoded by the coding sequence ATGACCAACGCGAGCATCGCACCAGGCATGGCAAACAGgtacaacaaaatgaaccaGAACAAGTTCGAAATGAGGGAAGGCGTGTTCAACGAAAAGGGAGGCAAGGGTAACAGTTGGGACAAGGAACAACCCAAGGGATTTAGCGCAGAGGAGTTGCAAAGCTTTTTCACCACTTGGAGAAAATTctccaaggaaaaaataaacgaagtAGGAGAGAGGAAAAACTTCCTCGTATTTGACAAGGAAAAGGATCTGGACAGCGGAAACACCGAATACTTTAACTCCTACAACTATATCCATATACATGAGGACATGATAAAGGATGAAGTCAGGACAAGGACATACTATGATGCCATTAGGAAGAACGAGCATTTGATAAAGGATAAAATAGTGTTAGACGTAGGATGCGGAACGGGAATTCTCTCCTTCTTTGCTGCCATGTCGGGGGCAAAGCATGTGTATAGTATTGAAAAGAGTAACATTATCTATACAGCGTTAAAAATTAGAGACGAAAATAATTTAACGGACAAAATAACCTTCTTGAAGGGATTGGCTGAAGAAATCGAGCTGCCGGTCGATAAGGTTGACATAATAATATCGGAATGGATGGGTTATTGCCTGTTGTACGAAAATATGCTGGATACGGTTCTTTACTGTAGAGACAAATGGCTAAAGGAGGACGGATTCCTCTTTCCCGATAAggcatacatgtatatggcTGGCATTGAAGATAGTTTATATAGGGAAGAGAAATTTGACTTTTGGAGAAATTGCTACGACTTAAATTACACTTCAGTGTTGCCAAtattgaaggaagaagttgttATCGACTATGTAGACAGGAATTTCATCGTAACTGATACTTGTTGTATACTAAAATTGGACTTAAACACATGCACAAAGGACGACTTAtcttttgcttccccctttcgaTTAAAAATGACCAAACGGGATTATTTGCATGCACTGGTCATATGGTTTGacgtttccttttctgcCTGCCACACGGAGATCAGCTTCACCACGGGGCCGTATGGAGGACACACACACTGGAAACAGATCGTTCTATACACGGACCACGTGCTCACTGTGGAAAAGCACGAGGTACTGCGTGGCATGTTTGCGCTCAGGAAGAACGCCAAGAATAAGAGGCACATCGACATGAAGCTGCACTACGTTTTCGAAGGCGTCCACACACGCGCACGCGCCACGCAGTTCTTCAACATAAGTTGA
- a CDS encoding Phosphoenolpyruvate carboxylase, translating to MEDETNVKGEGPQGDSHGGHHNTHHNPKDNLKDDLKDDLKDDPDERKLKFLIEGKMVETKNAVDFIKPLKDDIKALDFLLFDMLKDNLPNKLFETLCTIHDLSEKYSENQTQENFNSLKSSIYNLDDEYLGTIVNAFGHMCILSNFAEWAHRGRRRKAFDMSFTPNERIYGSVYETLKGTFHMLIKSGFDINLIYEQLCNQTIDFVLTTHPTQAIRTSLLKNYIQLAELLLKLDNTDKELYKKKILYDNLKTYLLAAWKTDVIRRIKPTPIDEAISLVDIVENCIFYRIPNIIRYIDNVFYEYNLPPLKLESKICLFSSWAGGDRDGNPFVLPETTRYVCYMNKIRGCELFIPMIEKLIRDLTLHHCTEHFKTYVKLLEDEVSHYIFDKDKKYLAQKFLWFSPLSKTNKSEIYRSALLVVWAKLKSTVQVYKSLISHQPVDTNFEKLMFNSSEELEEILMECYKSLSDSGNALIAEGYLKDVIRNVKIFGLHLMKLDIRQESQKHIQAMDYICEKLQTGKYSLLSEEEKIDFLTNILQSNRPLIPNNIQQEEDVPSDFLNVIKTFDVCSQIEESALGAYIVSMCNHASDILLVEVFQKELKKNAKRKTQRVVPLLETIQSLQMSCTILENLIKNPWYRTHLRTHFDNKQEIMIGYSDSGKDGGRFTSAWELFKAQEKLVHIGKQYSVEVRFFHGRGGSVSRGGGPQHLAILSQPINTIKNYLRVTIQGEVITQDFCLKGMMLRSIETYISALLKCSLLKNTVLVKDEWRELMDQMSQLTTKEYRHVVYENEDFVKYFRCATPQVEIGKLNLGSRPSKRKQGNVESLRAIPWVFSWTQNRMHLPVWLGIEKLYDYLIEKNKLGLLQDMYKNWPFCTSFFNLISMVMAKASLQITEEYDILVPEELKYIGIMLREKLKKAMELTALVTNEKTFCDNDILTKRSIESRTKWVVVCNLIQIQALKRLRERQREWELAQGKDLPKKNSDNTPTGQEQPMTTQSAHPMQTHTNDEEQKLNNSLTKDELDGQYGGPISRKKSKRIHSYLSRKKSKLIQNPKYHPLLESYSSAYIQSEGENDLFFEDLGDMDLSYGKPASKSYDSTYDEVTKTYIDYTSLNDALIVSIKAIAAGMQNTG from the coding sequence ATGGAGGACGAGACGAACGTCAAGGGGGAAGGCCCCCAAGGGGACAGCCACGGTGGGCACCACAACACGCACCACAACCCGAAGGATAACCTGAAGGATGACCTGAAGGATGACCTGAAGGATGACCCCGATGAGCGAAAGCTGAAGTTCCTGATCGAGGGCAAAATGGTGGAGACGAAAAACGCAGTGGATTTCATAAAGCCCCTGAAGGACGACATTAAGGCGTTGGACTTTCTCCTCTTCGACATGCTCAAAGATAACCTGCCCAACAAGCTTTTCGAGACCTTATGCACTATCCACGATTTGTCTGAAAAATACAGCGAAAACCAAACGcaggaaaattttaactCTTTAAAAAGTTCTATATACAATTTGGATGATGAGTATTTAGGGACCATTGTGAATGCCTTTGggcatatgtgtattttatCCAACTTTGCAGAATGGGCTCatagaggaaggaggagaaaagcGTTCGATATGTCCTTCACCCCGAATGAAAGAATATACGGGTCGGTGTATGAAACGCTGAAGGGAACCTTCCACATGCTAATCAAGAGCGGTTTCGACATAAACCTGATTTATGAGCAGCTATGCAATCAGACAATAGACTTCGTACTGACTACCCACCCAACGCAAGCCATTCGGACGTCACTTTTGAAAAACTACATACAGCTAGCTGAATTGTTACTAAAGCTGGACAACACAGATAAAGAATtgtacaagaaaaaaatcttaTATGATAATTTGAAAACATACTTGCTAGCCGCATGGAAAACGGATGTCATTCGAAGGATTAAACCTACGCCGATCGATGAAGCCATTTCGCTAGTCGACATAGTGGAGAATTGCATCTTCTACAGAATCCCAAACATTATAAGGTATATTGATAACGTCttttatgaatataatttACCCCCCCTCAAATTGGAATCAAAAATTTGTCTTTTCTCCTCATGGGCAGGAGGAGACAGAGATGGGAATCCATTCGTGCTACCAGAAACGACCAGATACGTCTGctatatgaacaaaataagggGATGCGAATTGTTCATTCCGATGATAGAAAAACTGATCAGGGATTTAACCCTCCACCATTGCACTGAACATTTTAAAACGTATGTGAAGCTCCTCGAAGATGAAGTTTCTCACTACATTTTCGACAAAGACAAAAAGTACCTGGCGCAGAAATTCCTCTGGTTTTCTCCCTTATCTAAGACGAACAAAAGTGAAATATATAGAAGTGCTCTTCTAGTCGTCTGGGCAAAACTGAAAAGTACCGTGCAAGTTTACAAGTCTCTCATTTCCCACCAACCTGTGGATAcgaattttgaaaaattaatgtTTAACAGTTCAGAGGAATTGGAGGAAATCCTCATGGAGTGTTACAAAAGTTTGTCTGATTCTGGAAATGCGCTCATCGCTGAAGGGTACCTAAAAGATGTCATTCGAAATGTAAAGATATTTGGTCTCCATCTGATGAAACTGGATATTAGACAAGAATCACAGAAGCACATTCAGGCCATGGATTACATCTGTGAGAAACTGCAAACTGGAAAGTACTCCCTCCTAtctgaggaagaaaaaatcgaCTTCCTTACAAACATCCTTCAATCGAATAGACCACTAATACCAAACAATATACAGCAGGAGGAAGACGTCCCTAGCGACTTCCTAAACGTAATAAAAACGTTTGATGTGTGTTCGCAAATTGAGGAGAGTGCACTAGGGGCTTACATCGTATCCATGTGCAACCACGCGTCCGATATCCTCCTAGTGGAGGTCTTCCAAaaggaactgaaaaaaaatgcaaagagaAAAACGCAAAGagttgtcccccttttggaaaCAATCCAGTCCCTCCAAATGTCTTgcaccattttggaaaacttAATTAAGAACCCATGGTATAGAACCCATTTGAGAACCCACTTTGATAACAAGCAAGAAATTATGATTGGCTACTCCGATTCGGGCAAAGATGGAGGCAGATTCACATCTGCCTGGGAATTATTCAAGGCACAGGAAAAGCTCGTACATATTGGGAAGCAATACTCCGTGGAGGTTCGCTTCTTTCATGGTAGGGGTGGCAGCGTCAGTAGAGGAGGAGGACCACAACATCTAGCCATTCTTTCACAACCAATCAATACGATAAAGAACTACCTTAGAGTTACCATACAGGGGGAAGTCATCACCCAAGATTTCTGCTTAAAAGGAATGATGCTACGGTCGATAGAAACATACATTAGCGCTCTCCTAAAATGCTCCCTCTTAAAGAATACAGTTCTAGTAAAGGACGAATGGAGAGAACTCATGGACCAAATGAGCCAACTCACCACAAAGGAGTACAGGCACGTGGTCTACGAAAATGAAGACTTCGTGAAATACTTCAGATGTGCAACCCCACAGGTGGAAATAGGAAAACTGAATTTAGGATCAAGACCATCGAAGAGAAAACAAGGAAATGTAGAATCGCTGAGGGCAATTCCTTGGGTTTTCTCCTGGACACAAAACCGAATGCATCTACCTGTATGGCTTGGAATAGAAAAATTGTATGATTACCtcatagaaaaaaacaaattaggGCTCCTCCAAGATATGTATAAAAACTGGCCCTTCTGTACCAGCTTCTTTAACCTTATCAGTATGGTTATGGCGAAGGCAAGTTTGCAAATAACAGAGGAATATGATATTCTCGTCCCAGAGGAGCTAAAATATATTGGTATCATGCTCAGGGAGAAACTGAAAAAAGCCATGGAACTCACTGCACTCGTTACGAATGAGAAAACCTTCTGTGACAATGACATACTGACGAAACGCTCGATCGAAAGTAGGACCAAATGGGTGGTCGTCTGCAATTTAATTCAAATTCAGGCACTTAAGCGATTACGGGAGAGGCAACGTGAGTGGGAACTAGCACAAGGGAAGGATCTACCTAAAAAGAATAGTGACAACACCCCCACAGGACAGGAACAACCGATGACTACCCAAAGCGCCCACCCGATGCAGACACACACAAACgatgaagaacaaaaactAAACAATTCATTAACGAAGGATGAGTTGGATGGACAGTATGGAGGTCCTATAAGtcggaaaaaaagcaaacgcATTCACTCCTACTtgagtaggaaaaaaagcaaattaaTTCAAAACCCAAAGTACCATCCTCTGTTGGAGTCATACTCCTCTGCCTACATACaaagtgaaggagaaaatgacTTATTTTTTGAGGACCTAGGGGACATGGATCTGTCCTATGGAAAACCCGCCTCCAAATCGTACGATTCCACGTATGATGAGGTGACGAAGACCTACATTGATTACACCTCCCTCAATGATGCCCTCATAGTGTCTATCAAGGCCATAGCTGCGGGCATGCAGAACACGGGCTAG
- a CDS encoding Dynein-associated protein, which translates to MSQIVYLDEEKTRGRYTYPNGNVYVGEFKNEKFHGQGTLAFKDKGEYRGTWENGKLVQGQYYYSDGLQYEERWKYLVDSPYFFNEEINKDEIIVKEEKTNAFLDDIYDIGDGYCKVKESLVYRFSDDKLVRQVNAREKSWIENHCSNRCRCRDVVTTTPPLHFADMIDYYHCYTKKRSDVGLPCGFTKSKSQVIGRIEPNGELQKKYMLKENIYYSDENVKKRSECYVNIESVKLQNKFFYHNEGGWTKDIDITDQQNKIKYVKRLDKDINTINSVKILMNETTRIINKNNSIGIYKEYFQDENETEEEFRVKSMLVIKDKVRKYPRYVTSIKWSTDSSHKLAISYCVNNYKQILNDSPKNCLLYNLNEINNPYQILFSKTFIKCLRFNHKNSDLLLAGSYDGTVNLWDLRKKNTLCESSSNHASHKNIVQDVIWLQTKTNNHCLSVSNDGLCLLWDIRNFNEHIESFSLHKDSGEVCHMVETANLDAASLKNSQGGVDISQFVTQTGNLTRTAETGVANQALPTTGTGIGGPNGVDPIGPSGNLCYSANCLEWNLEAGPSKILVGTDEGYVLSLSKRQAKNLEMLQKYGASNEKHLSSITSIKRIPINLKYFLSTDKWGFNIWSEDIKFPIISNYYDECVINKGLWITDSSFFILARKDGYLDFWNLLYNFNEPIIQHKVCNSSITEIDAHMNNKYIAIGNEQGDTHILKLGCTFCRNTSEEKNALDQLFERESKREKNLEYIRKQLNCFRKKRECLNMQDVHISDDVVEDTQREYESLL; encoded by the exons ATGTCGCAAATCGTGTACTTGGACGAAGAGAAAACGCGGGGGAGGTATACCTATCCGAATGGGAACGTGTACGTGGGCGAATTTAAGAATGAGAAGTTTCACGGGCAAG GTACCCTAGCATTTAAAGACAAGGGGGAGTACAGAGGCACCTGGGAAAACGGAAAACTTGTCCAGGGCCAGTACTACTACAGCGACGGACTGCAGTACGAGGAGCGGTGGAAATACCTGGTGGACTCTCCCTATTTTTTCAACGAAGAAATTAACAAGGACGAAATTAttgtaaaagaggaaaaaacgaacgCCTTCTTGGATGATATTTACGACATAG GCGACGGGTACTGCAAAGTCAAGGAGAGTCTCGTGTACAGGTTTTCAGACGACAAGCTGGTCAGGCAGGTGAACGCGCGGGAGAAGAGCTGGATCGAAAACCATTGCTCCAA CCGCTGCCGCTGCCGCGACGTTGTCACCACTACCCCACCGCTGCACTTTGCCGACATGATCGACTACTACCACTGCTACACGAAAAAACGGAGCGACGTTGGGCTGCCGTGCGGGTTCACCAAGTCGAAAAGCCAAGTGATCGGGCGAATAGAGCCAAACGGAGAACTGCAAAAGAAATACATGCtcaaggaaaatatatactacagtgatgaaaatgtgaaaaaacgCAGCGAGTGTTACGTAAACATAGAAAGTGTTAAACTGCAAAACAAATTCTTCTACCATAATGAAGGAGGGTGGACCAAGGACATAGATATCACTGACCAgcagaacaaaataaaatatgtgaaaAGGCTAGACAAGGACATAAATACAATAAACAGCGTAAAAATCCTAATGAACGAAACGACAAGAattattaacaaaaataatagcaTAGGAATTTACAAAGAGTACTTCCAGGATGAGAACGAAACGGAGGAAGAGTTCAGAGTAAAGTCCATGCTAGTCATTAAAGACAAGGTCAGGAAATACCCCAGGTATGTTACCTCCATCAAATGGTCTACAGATAGTAGCCACAAATTAGCTATCTCCTACTGTGTTAATAATTATAagcaaattttaaatgattCTCCAAAAAATTGTCTACTATATAATTTAAACGAAATAAATAATCCCTAccaaatattattttctaaAACGTTCATAAAATGCTTGAGGTTTAATCATAAGAATTCAGACCTCCTCCTGGCGGGGTCGTACGATGGGACAGTCAACCTGTGGGATCTACGAAAGAAGAATACGCTGTGTGAGTCCTCCTCCAATCATGCTAGTCATAAGAATATCGTGCAGGATGTTATTTGGCTACAAACTAAAACGAATAACCACTGCTTATCTGTATCGAACGATGGACTCTGTTTGCTTTGGGATATACGAAATTTTAATGAGCATATAGAGTCCTTTTCCCTACACAAGGACAGTGGTGAGGTTTGCCATATGGTGGAAACCGCCAACCTGGACGCCGCTTCGTTGAAGAATTCCCAGGGGGGCGTGGACATCAGCCAGTTCGTCACTCAAACGGGGAACCTCACTAGAACAGCTGAAACGGGGGTGGCTAATCAAGCGTTACCCACAACGGGCACTGGTATAGGCGGCCCCAATGGAGTGGATCCGATTGGCCCCTCCGGCAACCTCTGCTACAGCGCCAACTGCCTGGAGTGGAACCTGGAGGCGGGTCCATCCAAAATATTGGTAGGAACGGACGAAGGGTATGTTCTCTCCCTTTCTAAGAGACAAGCCAAAAATTTGGAGATGCTTCAAAAGTACGGTGCGTCAAATGAGAAACATCTATCCAGCATTACCAGCATAAAACGCATCCCCATAAATTTAAAGTACTTCCTATCGACAGATAAGTGGGGTTTTAACATATGGTCGGAGGATATTAAATTTCCTATCATTTCCAATTACTACGATGAGTGTGTTATTAACAAAGGCCTGTGGATTACCgactcttccttcttcatcctgGCAAGGAAGGATGGCTACCTCGACTTTTGGAACCTTCTCTACAATTTCAATGAACCCATTATTCAGCACAAAGTTTGTAATTCCTCCATTACAGAAATAGatgcacacatgaacaataaATACATTGCTATCGGGAATGAGCAGGGAGATACGCACATTTTAAAGTTGGGATGCACCTTCTGTAGGAACACcagtgaagagaaaaatgcatTGGATCAACTGTTCGAAAGGGAATccaagagggaaaaaaatttagaataCATCCGGAAGCAGCTCAATTGTTTCAGAAAAAAACGCGAATGCCTCAACATGCAGGATGTGCACATATCGGACGACGTGGTGGAGGACACGCAGCGGGAGTACGAGTCTCTCTTGTGA